A stretch of DNA from Phormidium ambiguum IAM M-71:
AACTTACCTGGATTCGCCCAAGTTTTATTGCATGGCGTAACGGGTTCCGGGAAAACTGAAGTATACTTGCAATCGATCGCCCCAATTTTAGAACAAGGAAAATCCGCCTTAGTTTTAGTTCCAGAAATCGGATTAACACCACAATTAACCGATCGATTTCGCGCCCGTTTCGGAAGCAAAGTCTGCGTCTATCACAGCGCCCTTTCCGAAGGCGAACGTTACGACACCTGGCGACAAATGCTCGCAGGCGAACCGCAAGTAGTCATCGGAACTCGTTCCGCCGTCTTCGCCCCTCTCCCCAAACTCAGCTTAATCATTCTCGACGAAGAACACGACAGCAGCTTCAAACAAGACTCCCCAGCACCCACCTACCACGCCCGCACCGTCGCCAAATGGCGTGCAGAACTAGTCAACTGTCCCCTAGTTTTAGGTTCCGCGACTCCCTCGTTGGAAAGTTGGATCGAAGTTAGAGCAGGGGAGATGAGGAGCAGGGGGGCAGGGGAGCAGGGGGGCAGGGGAGAATTAAATTGTCCCATTGTCCCCAGTACCCAGTACCCAGTACCCAGTCCCCAGTCCCCAAAATACTACCTTTCCCTTTCCGAACGCATTCAATCTCGACCTTTACCGCCTGTGGAAATTGTGGATATGCGAGAAGAGTTACGGGAGGGAAATAAGTCTATATTTAGTCGATCGCTCCAAGAAGCATTACAACAATTACAAACCCAAAAAAAGCAAGGAATTTTATTCATTCATCGTCGCGGACACAGCACTTTTGTCTCTTGTCGGAGTTGCGGATATGTCATCGAATGCCCTAACTGCGATGTCTCTTTGTCCTATCATCACACCCAAGAAAATGCCCCCGAACTTTTGCGTTGTCATTACTGCAATTTCATGCGTTCTCACCCCGAAAATTGCCCTGAATGCAGTTCGCCTTATTTAAAATTTTTTGGTAGCGGAACCCAAAAAGTAGCAGAAGAATTAAGAAAGTTATTTCCCGAATTACGAATTATTCGGTTTGACAGTGACACCACTCGTACCAAAGGATCGCATCGAACTTTATTAACGCAATTTGCCAATGGTGAAGCTGACTTATTAGTAGGAACGCAGATGCTTACCAAAGGTTTGGATATTTCCCAAGTTACTTTAGTCGGAATAGTCGCCGCCGATGGTTTATTACATTTATCTGATTATCGAGCTACAGAAAGAACCTTTCAAACTTTAACTCAAGTAGCAGGTCGCGCAGGTCGTGGCGACGATCCCGGTCGAGTAATTCTACAAACTTACACTCCCGAACATTCGGTAATTCAAGCTGTTAAAAAACACGATTTTCAATCATTTATCGAATCCGAATTACCCCAAAGAGCCGAATCAAATTACCCACCTTACGGACGTTTGGTATTGTTAAGATTAAGTAGTTTAGATCCCACACAAGTTGAAGAAGCTGCACGTATTTTAGCAGGTTGGTTGCGCCCTCCAGAAAATAGTAATAGTTATGAAATTTTAGGCCCTGCACCCGCTAGTATTATGCGCGTAGCTAACCGTTATCGTTGGCAAATTCTCCTCAAATTACCACCGAATATTATTGTGGAATTACCCGACTTTAATGAGTTACGGGATTTATGCCCGAAATCAGTTAGTTTGACGATCGATGTCGATCCCATAAATATGATGTAGAGACTGGAAAAGGCAGAAGGAAAGAAAGGCAGAAGGCAGAAGGCAAAAATTCCCCTTTTCCCCCTTTTCCCTTTTCCCCTTTTCCCCTTTCCCTTTTCCCCATCTCCCTAAGAAGCTGGACAAACCGAAGCATTTGTGCCGTCTGATTTTAGTTGTTGATAAGTTAAGCTAAATCGGCCAACTGTCCCCGGAGTTGCACTAGTTACTAATACGCTATAAGTACCATTCGTGGGTAATTTGGTGCGGATTACGGCATCAATTACATTTGCTTGTTTTGGTTGTTGTTCGACGATTTGACCATTAGGAGTATAAAGTACCAAAACAGGGTTAATTAATAATGGATTCGCCTGTAATGTATCTGCACGTCCTTGGGTAGCACTGCCTCCAACTAAACTAACTCGAATTAGTTGGTCTTTTTGCCCATTTAACAAGTACTTTTGAAACCGTCTGCCCTGAAATCGAAAATCACTTGTGGAAAGTCTACCTTTGATAGTTTTGTTGCATTCTAAGCGGGTAGAATTAGAAATTTTAGCTGGGGATGGCAGTTGATTTTGAGCAATGAGAACTTGATTGTTGTTAGTTTGTTTTGGCATCAAAGCTTGAGCAAAACCATCAGGAAAGAACAGTGGATTGCTCAATATTGTCAAACCAAAGCCCAACAAACAACAACTTAAATATACCGCCAATTTCGCAAGGTAGCTTTTTTGAAAGTTTTTTATCACAAGTATCACCTACCTTTTCAAGTATTACCAATATCTCTGATTTAAAGTTGAATTATTAATTTTTTAAGCTATGCCTGTGGGGTTACTCCACAAACGTTGAATCATGCGATCGATCTCTTCGGCTTGTTCTTCCTTTCCTTGAGATTTAAATAAATCTCTGGCTTTTTTGAACGCTTCTATGGCTTGCTCTTTTTCGCCAGTACGACTCATAATTAAACCTATGTTAGCGTAAGCTTCGGCAAATTCTGGTTGAACGCGAATTGTTTCTTGCCATTGTTTAATAGCGGCTTCTACTTGTCCTTGTTGGGCGAGTACGTTACCTAAATTGTAATGAGCTTTAGCGTAGTTGGGATTAATTTTAATTGCTGCTTTATACTCTTTTTCCGCAGCGATAAAATCTTCTTGTTGTACTAGCATATTGCCCAAGTTATAATGAGCTTCTGCCATGTTTGGTTGAATTTTTATGGCTTGACGATAAGCTGCGATCGCTTCTGTATCTTTGCCTTGAGTTGCTAAAGCTACTCCCATATTCAAATGCGCTGCTGCTAATTTAGGATTTAAAGTTAGAGCTTTTTGGTATTGCATAATCGCTTCTGCCAATTTCCCTTGTTGTTGCAAAGAAATGCCCTGTTCATAATAATCTTGGGCTTGTTCTTTGTTCTGTGAAACTTGAGCAACTACACTCTCAATTGTTGACTGATTTGTTTCCTGTTTCTGCCAACTTGACTCAGATAACGCTGGGGAAGCATGACTCAAAGTGATGCCAGTAACAGCAGCCAACAGATTGGCTAAAAAGTAAGCATTTTTTATCATTGACATAAATCAAAAAGTGTGTATTGGGAGCCGTAGCTGCTTTTCGCAGATTAAAACTTATGATATCGTCATCGAAAAGAAATGCTAGTGTTTTCCCAAAAGTTCTGCGGCGACTAAATCTTTTTGAATGGCTAAAACTGCGGCTTGAGTGCGATCGCGCACTTCCAACTTTTGTAAAATGGCATGAACATGGACGCGAACTGTGCCAATGGTAATGTATAGCAGTTCAGCAATTTCCTGGTTGCTTTTTCCCGCCGCTATCA
This window harbors:
- the priA gene encoding primosomal protein N'; protein product: MSSPRWQFSPILAEPEATYETTTLQNKWVEVLVDAPGRQEESENQKLYTYRLPAELEVKPGDILSVPFGAQVLGAIAIRLLEQPPGNLATEKIRDVEEVVASGFFPTNYWELLKRVSTYYYTPLIQVVRAALPPGLLTRSQRRIRLIPEAIPPGAIEFLNISARRILELLQTAKTGDYTWQYLQSKVRGGKPGLRDLLKRGWVESYLETPRHAQPKQKQAVTLIAELDVTDLTPRQLEILTILQRQGGELWLSELLQLSQASGSTLKALEQKGYITIQYREILRSLQEPGQTPDTAKVLTPEQAAALNTINNLPGFAQVLLHGVTGSGKTEVYLQSIAPILEQGKSALVLVPEIGLTPQLTDRFRARFGSKVCVYHSALSEGERYDTWRQMLAGEPQVVIGTRSAVFAPLPKLSLIILDEEHDSSFKQDSPAPTYHARTVAKWRAELVNCPLVLGSATPSLESWIEVRAGEMRSRGAGEQGGRGELNCPIVPSTQYPVPSPQSPKYYLSLSERIQSRPLPPVEIVDMREELREGNKSIFSRSLQEALQQLQTQKKQGILFIHRRGHSTFVSCRSCGYVIECPNCDVSLSYHHTQENAPELLRCHYCNFMRSHPENCPECSSPYLKFFGSGTQKVAEELRKLFPELRIIRFDSDTTRTKGSHRTLLTQFANGEADLLVGTQMLTKGLDISQVTLVGIVAADGLLHLSDYRATERTFQTLTQVAGRAGRGDDPGRVILQTYTPEHSVIQAVKKHDFQSFIESELPQRAESNYPPYGRLVLLRLSSLDPTQVEEAARILAGWLRPPENSNSYEILGPAPASIMRVANRYRWQILLKLPPNIIVELPDFNELRDLCPKSVSLTIDVDPINMM
- a CDS encoding tetratricopeptide repeat protein, which produces MSMIKNAYFLANLLAAVTGITLSHASPALSESSWQKQETNQSTIESVVAQVSQNKEQAQDYYEQGISLQQQGKLAEAIMQYQKALTLNPKLAAAHLNMGVALATQGKDTEAIAAYRQAIKIQPNMAEAHYNLGNMLVQQEDFIAAEKEYKAAIKINPNYAKAHYNLGNVLAQQGQVEAAIKQWQETIRVQPEFAEAYANIGLIMSRTGEKEQAIEAFKKARDLFKSQGKEEQAEEIDRMIQRLWSNPTGIA